A stretch of the Candidatus Omnitrophota bacterium genome encodes the following:
- a CDS encoding MBL fold metallo-hydrolase → MKARKIVNDVYWLGAVDWDRRLFDSLIPLPDGTSYNAYLIRGSEKTVLLDSVDPAMADILLAQLEDIPKIDYLIAHHAEQDHAGTIPRVLDKYPNARVIATAKGKGLLVDHLGISPDRVKTVDDGEVLSLGNKILEFIHTPWVHWPETMSTHLKEDGILFSCDFFGSHLATTDLYVKDKARV, encoded by the coding sequence ATGAAAGCGAGAAAAATTGTTAACGATGTTTACTGGTTGGGGGCAGTTGACTGGGACAGGAGGCTTTTTGATTCTCTCATCCCGCTGCCCGACGGCACGAGTTATAACGCTTATCTGATACGCGGCAGCGAAAAAACAGTTTTGCTGGACAGCGTTGATCCGGCGATGGCAGATATTCTTCTGGCGCAGCTTGAGGATATTCCGAAGATTGATTATTTAATCGCGCATCACGCGGAACAGGATCATGCGGGAACGATTCCGCGGGTTCTTGATAAATATCCCAACGCCAGGGTCATCGCCACGGCTAAAGGCAAGGGCCTGCTCGTCGACCATCTCGGAATTTCACCCGACCGCGTCAAAACCGTTGACGATGGAGAAGTCCTGAGTCTGGGGAACAAAATACTGGAATTCATACACACCCCCTGGGTGCACTGGCCGGAAACGATGTCGACGCACCTTAAGGAAGACGGGATACTTTTCAGCTGCGACTTCTTCGGATCGCATTTGGCGACGACCGATTTATATGTGAAAGATAAGGCCCGCGTTT
- the mgtE gene encoding magnesium transporter gives MLKELLKPEIEEMIAEKAWHSLKNILIEWPEADIADLLKNLEDKEAIVLFMLLPKQLKAETFAELDPEKQTVFLKRIGDEVIRDIVLELSPDDRTELFEELPGRITKKLLNFLPPAERKETLKLLGYPEDSVGRLMTPDYVAIRPEWTVRESLEHIREFGHDAETVNRVYVIDKNWHLLDDISLRKLILADLSNEVSSLMDRNFIAVSPFDDQEVAVTKIKKYDLFAIPVVDSENVLLGIVTVDDVLDVFEEEVTEDVHKAGGIVPLEMSYSAASSSGLYKKRVGWLLLFLASGFVSSMVITYFEGMLAKVVALAAFIPVMMGEGGNIGNQASVLIVRALALGELTTAKWFNIMKKELAIGILLGLTLGVAIGLWGYLWKGDYRIGLVVGSSMLFISLWANLLGSALPIVLTKFKMDPAIICGSLLMTVIDTTGLMIYFSIAGLLLF, from the coding sequence ATGCTGAAAGAACTCTTAAAACCCGAAATAGAGGAAATGATCGCGGAGAAAGCCTGGCATTCTCTCAAGAACATTCTTATTGAATGGCCGGAGGCCGATATCGCCGATCTTCTTAAAAATCTTGAGGACAAGGAAGCCATCGTTCTTTTTATGCTTCTTCCGAAACAGCTGAAGGCAGAGACCTTTGCCGAACTGGATCCCGAGAAACAGACGGTCTTCCTGAAAAGGATAGGCGATGAGGTGATAAGGGATATTGTCCTGGAATTATCCCCCGATGACAGAACGGAGCTCTTTGAGGAGCTGCCGGGGAGAATCACAAAAAAACTGTTAAATTTCCTGCCGCCGGCAGAGAGAAAAGAGACGCTGAAACTCCTGGGTTATCCCGAAGATAGCGTCGGCCGGCTCATGACGCCGGACTATGTCGCCATCCGCCCGGAATGGACGGTGCGGGAATCGCTGGAGCACATACGGGAATTCGGTCATGACGCAGAAACCGTCAACAGGGTATATGTGATCGACAAGAACTGGCATCTTCTGGACGATATATCTCTCAGGAAGCTGATACTCGCGGATCTCTCCAATGAGGTGTCATCCCTGATGGACAGGAACTTCATAGCGGTTTCACCCTTTGATGATCAGGAGGTCGCCGTGACAAAGATCAAGAAATACGATCTTTTCGCGATTCCCGTCGTGGACTCCGAAAATGTCCTTTTAGGAATAGTGACGGTTGATGATGTTCTTGATGTTTTTGAGGAGGAGGTCACGGAAGATGTGCACAAGGCCGGCGGTATCGTGCCCCTTGAAATGAGTTATTCCGCCGCGTCATCTTCGGGTCTCTACAAAAAAAGGGTCGGGTGGCTGCTCTTGTTTCTGGCCTCCGGATTTGTTTCCTCAATGGTTATCACATATTTCGAGGGCATGCTCGCAAAAGTCGTGGCCCTGGCCGCCTTTATCCCCGTCATGATGGGCGAGGGCGGGAATATAGGCAATCAGGCCTCGGTTCTCATCGTTCGCGCTCTGGCTCTTGGAGAGCTCACCACGGCCAAGTGGTTTAACATAATGAAAAAAGAACTGGCCATAGGTATTTTGCTGGGCTTGACGCTGGGCGTTGCCATAGGTTTGTGGGGATACCTCTGGAAGGGCGATTACAGGATAGGCCTTGTCGTGGGCTCTTCCATGCTTTTTATATCCCTGTGGGCGAATTTGCTGGGCAGCGCTCTGCCCATTGTACTCACGAAATTCAAAATGGATCCCGCGATCATCTGCGGCTCTCTTTTGATGACGGTGATAGACACAACCGGGCTGATGATATATTTCTCAATAGCCGGTCTGCTGTTGTTTTAA
- a CDS encoding nitroreductase family protein, whose product METYDAIKKRVSVRKYSSQTVSKEDLEKIVSAGARAATANNVQPFEFIVVTDAEKRKELAAIAPKNGPYMAESPAVIAVISEPVKYYLEDGSAATQNILLMARDLGLGTVWVAGDKKDYAPAILAALNAPPDHKLVSLVCVGYPKDGFAQTPKKKLSDVLHWEKY is encoded by the coding sequence ATGGAAACTTATGATGCGATAAAAAAAAGAGTGAGTGTCAGGAAATATTCCTCGCAAACTGTGTCGAAGGAAGACCTGGAAAAAATAGTGAGCGCAGGCGCTCGCGCCGCCACGGCGAACAATGTCCAGCCCTTTGAATTTATAGTAGTGACCGACGCGGAGAAAAGAAAAGAACTCGCCGCAATCGCCCCGAAAAACGGGCCCTATATGGCTGAAAGCCCCGCCGTCATCGCTGTTATAAGCGAGCCGGTCAAGTATTATCTTGAGGACGGTTCCGCCGCTACTCAGAATATTTTATTAATGGCCAGAGACCTGGGCCTCGGCACTGTGTGGGTAGCGGGCGACAAAAAAGACTACGCTCCGGCGATACTGGCGGCACTGAACGCCCCGCCGGATCATAAACTTGTCAGCCTCGTGTGCGTTGGTTATCCGAAAGACGGTTTCGCACAGACTCCTAAAAAGAAGCTAAGCGACGTCCTTCACTGGGAAAAATATTAA
- a CDS encoding FKBP-type peptidyl-prolyl cis-trans isomerase yields METQKEKVGYSIGWDIGNNLKSQGIDADLAFMKEGIKDALAGAQPRLTLEERREVMMALTAELQKKQAEGNGELSAKNKKEGDTFLKQNSKKEGVKTTSSGLQYKVIKKGTGASPSATDKVTVHYSGTLIDGTEFDSSYKRGEPATFPLNGVVRGWTEALQLMKEGGKCELYIPSELGYGERGSGRTIGPGAVLIFTVELISVNK; encoded by the coding sequence ATGGAAACACAGAAAGAGAAAGTCGGCTACAGCATCGGATGGGATATCGGGAACAACTTGAAGAGCCAGGGCATAGACGCGGATCTCGCGTTTATGAAAGAGGGCATCAAAGACGCGCTTGCCGGCGCTCAGCCGCGGCTCACGCTCGAGGAACGGCGCGAAGTGATGATGGCGCTGACGGCGGAACTGCAGAAAAAGCAGGCGGAGGGCAACGGGGAATTGTCAGCGAAGAACAAAAAAGAAGGCGACACATTCCTTAAGCAAAACAGCAAAAAAGAAGGCGTGAAAACGACCTCCAGCGGACTTCAGTATAAGGTGATAAAAAAAGGCACAGGGGCGAGCCCTTCCGCGACGGATAAAGTGACGGTTCATTACAGCGGCACGCTGATAGACGGCACCGAGTTTGACAGCTCCTACAAAAGGGGAGAGCCCGCGACATTTCCTTTGAACGGGGTGGTACGCGGCTGGACGGAAGCGCTGCAGCTGATGAAAGAAGGCGGGAAGTGCGAATTATATATTCCGTCGGAACTTGGTTACGGCGAAAGAGGTTCGGGAAGAACGATAGGGCCGGGCGCGGTTTTGATCTTTACGGTGGAACTTATCTCGGTCAACAAGTAA
- a CDS encoding RtcB family protein yields the protein MVELTGKYNSARIFCDEVESSARQQILTFLDHIAFSNGKIRIMPDVHAGAGAVIGFTGPLGEKVIPNIIGVDIGCGVAAWDLKDRETDFAALDHFIRWEIPSGRNVRKETSTELEFLFGRLFPGKSYADFLSEIKRICLTQKQDRPRVMRSIGSLGGGNHFIEIDRNERGESFLVIHCGSRNFGLRVALFHQHLARRKTGEMKGLEYLTGQNAENYKADMRIAQMYAALNRSVIAFLILEQFYGGRYASFNKIESVHNYISFEDSIIRKGAISARKGESVIIPFNMAEGCILGEGKGNEDWNCSAPHGAGRTMSRTAARKQLDMDKFKKSMGGVWTSSVSRSTIDEAPAAYKKSAFILKQLEPAVTINSFLKPVYNFKAAE from the coding sequence ATGGTGGAATTAACCGGCAAATACAACAGCGCAAGAATATTCTGCGACGAGGTCGAATCAAGCGCTCGGCAGCAGATCCTGACTTTTCTCGATCACATCGCTTTCAGCAACGGGAAGATCAGGATAATGCCCGATGTGCACGCCGGGGCCGGAGCCGTCATCGGCTTTACCGGTCCGCTGGGCGAAAAAGTCATACCGAACATAATAGGCGTGGATATAGGCTGCGGCGTCGCGGCATGGGATCTCAAAGACAGGGAAACGGATTTTGCCGCGCTGGATCATTTCATACGCTGGGAAATCCCCTCCGGCAGAAATGTGAGGAAAGAAACTTCCACGGAGCTTGAATTTTTATTCGGCCGCCTCTTCCCCGGAAAGAGTTACGCTGATTTTCTATCGGAGATAAAACGCATCTGCCTCACCCAAAAACAGGACCGCCCCAGAGTCATGCGGTCCATAGGGAGCCTCGGGGGAGGCAATCATTTTATAGAGATAGACCGGAATGAACGCGGGGAAAGCTTTCTTGTGATACACTGCGGATCCCGGAACTTCGGGTTGCGCGTGGCTCTTTTTCACCAGCATCTCGCCAGGAGAAAAACCGGCGAAATGAAGGGGCTTGAATATCTCACGGGGCAAAACGCTGAAAATTACAAAGCCGATATGAGGATAGCCCAGATGTACGCCGCCCTCAACAGAAGCGTTATAGCATTTCTGATACTCGAACAATTCTACGGCGGGAGATACGCTTCTTTCAATAAAATAGAATCGGTGCACAATTACATCAGCTTTGAGGATTCAATAATACGAAAAGGGGCCATATCCGCACGCAAAGGGGAAAGCGTGATAATCCCCTTCAACATGGCTGAGGGATGCATACTCGGTGAGGGCAAGGGCAACGAGGACTGGAACTGCTCGGCGCCTCACGGCGCCGGAAGAACAATGTCAAGAACCGCGGCACGGAAACAGCTGGATATGGATAAATTCAAAAAGAGCATGGGGGGCGTTTGGACATCCTCGGTCTCCCGCAGCACCATCGACGAAGCGCCGGCGGCTTATAAAAAAAGTGCTTTCATACTGAAACAGCTGGAACCGGCTGTGACGATTAATTCCTTCCTGAAACCGGTTTATAATTTCAAGGCCGCGGAATAA
- a CDS encoding glycosyltransferase family 9 protein has product MKILIMQSAFIGDVILALPLAEAVKQSFPESEIHFLTLPAYKKFVEKHSAVYRVIADDKKDKNRCPVNFLSFCAKLRKEKYDIALVVHRSFRSALMTRLAGIKKRVGFDISPGSFFFTEKVKYEQASHEIERNLSLARRAGFDSWDGKWNMPFDEDFEEAEFGVPQSASRAEKPLAVISPFSNWGTKRWPAEYWIKLIDLLGRDFRVAAAGAPGDVEGWGGIKKAVDGEVMDFVGETDFLELASLVKNAQLLITGDSAPLHLASAYGVPTVAIFGPTVPAFGFGPFRQKNIILQKNLPCRPCNIHGPQKCPLGHHRCMRDISPGEALGAARKLLDETRK; this is encoded by the coding sequence ATGAAGATCCTGATAATGCAGTCGGCTTTTATAGGCGATGTCATACTGGCGCTGCCGCTTGCCGAGGCGGTCAAGCAGAGTTTTCCGGAGAGCGAGATACATTTTCTGACGCTCCCGGCCTATAAAAAATTCGTGGAAAAACATTCCGCCGTCTACAGGGTGATAGCCGACGACAAGAAGGATAAAAACCGCTGTCCTGTAAATTTTCTTTCTTTCTGCGCGAAATTGAGAAAAGAAAAATACGATATTGCCCTTGTTGTGCACAGATCTTTCAGGAGCGCCCTTATGACGCGTCTTGCGGGCATAAAAAAGAGAGTGGGTTTTGATATTTCACCGGGGAGTTTTTTCTTCACCGAAAAAGTGAAATATGAACAGGCATCGCACGAGATAGAAAGAAATCTCAGCCTCGCCCGCCGGGCGGGTTTTGACTCCTGGGACGGGAAATGGAACATGCCCTTTGACGAGGATTTTGAGGAGGCCGAATTCGGCGTTCCCCAGTCAGCGTCCCGCGCGGAAAAGCCCCTTGCTGTCATAAGCCCTTTTTCAAACTGGGGCACGAAGAGATGGCCTGCGGAATACTGGATAAAGTTGATAGACCTGCTGGGCCGGGATTTCAGGGTGGCCGCCGCCGGAGCTCCCGGGGATGTTGAGGGGTGGGGGGGGATAAAAAAAGCCGTTGACGGCGAAGTGATGGATTTTGTGGGAGAGACGGATTTTCTTGAACTGGCATCCCTCGTAAAGAACGCCCAGCTGCTTATAACAGGAGATTCCGCGCCGCTTCATCTGGCCTCGGCATATGGGGTGCCAACCGTCGCTATTTTCGGCCCGACGGTACCCGCTTTCGGTTTCGGGCCTTTCAGGCAGAAAAATATTATCCTGCAGAAAAATCTGCCCTGCCGCCCCTGCAACATCCACGGACCGCAAAAATGCCCGCTAGGTCATCACCGCTGTATGAGAGACATCAGCCCCGGGGAAGCCCTCGGCGCCGCCCGGAAACTGCTGGATGAAACCCGTAAATAA
- a CDS encoding glycosyltransferase family 9 protein, translating into MNFAVIRFSSLGDVILTTPLCENIKLNHPGSFIYFFTKRAYAPVFEENPFVDRVIALEDHGLPQLLRLMRKINPDRIYDLHSSLRSRALGALFPLRAGRVKTYRKERKKILKGKSAIIPGAVRRYLDVLAADKIKIHTDKTALFLSAREKDRARRILLSQGIPPDGEIICVAPQAKWPLKEWRRFPEFFEAAAKPGRYFILTGDDYARAQNLLPANRYHVNFVKNLSGRLSMRMFFAVMGAASCVISMDSGAAHAASALGKPLIVFFGPTVTDFGFAPAGAKIMQVDVPCRPCHLHGGKDCARGDRVCMESISAKDLTLAMEEMLK; encoded by the coding sequence ATGAATTTTGCCGTCATAAGATTCAGTTCGCTGGGTGATGTGATACTCACAACGCCGCTGTGCGAAAATATCAAACTCAATCACCCGGGAAGCTTCATATATTTTTTCACGAAAAGGGCATACGCGCCTGTTTTTGAGGAGAATCCTTTTGTGGACAGGGTCATAGCGCTTGAAGATCACGGTTTACCGCAGCTCCTCCGCCTTATGAGGAAAATAAATCCGGACAGGATTTATGACCTTCATTCCTCTCTCCGCAGCCGCGCTCTGGGCGCGTTGTTTCCTTTGCGTGCGGGGAGAGTCAAAACTTACAGAAAGGAGAGAAAAAAGATTTTAAAAGGTAAAAGCGCAATCATTCCCGGCGCCGTCAGAAGATATCTTGACGTTCTTGCGGCGGATAAAATAAAAATACACACGGATAAAACGGCTTTGTTTTTAAGCGCCCGCGAAAAAGACAGGGCCCGCCGTATTCTTTTGAGCCAGGGTATTCCCCCGGACGGTGAGATCATCTGCGTGGCGCCTCAGGCAAAATGGCCGCTTAAGGAGTGGCGCCGCTTTCCCGAATTCTTTGAGGCGGCGGCGAAACCCGGGCGCTATTTTATACTGACAGGGGATGATTATGCCCGGGCGCAAAATCTTCTTCCCGCTAACAGGTATCATGTAAATTTTGTCAAAAATCTCAGCGGGCGATTGAGCATGAGGATGTTTTTCGCCGTTATGGGCGCGGCATCATGCGTTATAAGCATGGATTCCGGAGCCGCGCACGCGGCCTCGGCTCTCGGAAAACCTCTCATTGTTTTTTTCGGGCCCACCGTCACTGATTTCGGGTTCGCCCCGGCCGGGGCAAAGATAATGCAGGTTGATGTTCCCTGCCGCCCCTGCCATCTCCACGGCGGGAAAGACTGCGCCAGGGGAGACAGGGTGTGCATGGAGTCCATAAGCGCAAAAGATCTCACGCTCGCTATGGAGGAGATGCTCAAATGA
- a CDS encoding potassium channel protein: protein MNRKIATIIFLVLFVIAAGTFGYMLIEKWNLMDSLYMTSITLSSIGFGEVHPLSPAGKIFTMVLILFGFSLVAGLAGLFTSLILQGEVGNVLRRQKMKETIKNMKGHHIICGLSPVGEAIVGEFYQARQHFVVIEKDEKNLERIKKTLPDLRYIIGDASQDDVLIEAGVEKAKTVLSCLSSDAMNMYVVISAKSLNPRIKVVAEAVEEEAEAKLKRAGADAVVSPQKIGGLRMASTALRPNVVTFLDIMLKENEGEWRIEEMSIPDKSPFLNYTLAKSQISKNTGLVVIAIKKALTGRFIYNPDAATLLEANDKILVLGNPDKMERLDRYISQGK, encoded by the coding sequence CTACATGCTGATAGAGAAATGGAATCTAATGGATTCCCTCTATATGACCTCAATAACGCTTTCCTCCATCGGCTTCGGCGAGGTGCATCCTTTGAGCCCCGCTGGTAAAATATTCACGATGGTGCTGATACTCTTCGGCTTTTCGCTCGTGGCGGGCCTGGCCGGTCTTTTTACATCCCTGATACTGCAGGGAGAAGTGGGAAATGTTTTAAGGAGGCAGAAGATGAAGGAGACCATAAAAAACATGAAAGGGCATCACATAATATGCGGCCTTTCGCCCGTCGGCGAGGCGATCGTGGGTGAGTTCTACCAGGCAAGGCAGCATTTCGTCGTCATAGAAAAGGACGAGAAGAACCTGGAGAGGATTAAAAAAACGCTTCCCGATCTAAGGTATATCATAGGCGACGCTTCCCAGGACGATGTTCTCATAGAGGCGGGTGTTGAAAAAGCCAAAACGGTGCTGTCCTGCCTCAGCAGTGATGCCATGAATATGTATGTTGTGATATCGGCGAAGAGCCTCAACCCCAGGATCAAGGTTGTCGCTGAAGCCGTTGAAGAAGAAGCGGAAGCAAAGCTGAAAAGGGCGGGAGCCGATGCCGTGGTGTCGCCGCAGAAGATCGGCGGTTTGAGAATGGCCTCAACGGCGCTGCGGCCGAATGTGGTGACCTTTCTCGACATAATGCTCAAGGAGAACGAGGGGGAATGGAGAATAGAAGAGATGTCCATACCGGATAAATCCCCATTCCTCAATTACACGCTTGCCAAAAGTCAGATCAGCAAAAACACGGGACTGGTTGTGATAGCTATCAAAAAGGCGCTCACGGGCAGATTTATTTATAATCCCGACGCCGCCACATTGCTGGAGGCGAATGATAAAATACTTGTTCTCGGAAACCCCGATAAGATGGAGAGGCTCGACCGCTATATTTCGCAGGGAAAGTGA